Proteins from one Brevibacillus humidisoli genomic window:
- a CDS encoding IS1182 family transposase, whose product MYIQYTMDQLCLPMDVEEDIPANHLVRVVNAAVNRLDDAIFDAAYPGGGRDSYHPKMLTKIIIYAYTQRIYSSRQIAKAVRENIMFMWIAGRQRPDFRTINRFRSERMKPVLETVFTAILQFLVEENYVQLEHYFVDGTKIEANANRYTFVWGKAVVKHKAKLQEKVKTLFATIEEAEKQEEGAHGGQDLRELGESSTLTSEKLEHAVKQLEERLQEKPKDKPLKKAVRTIRKDLLPRLQKYETHEKILGTRNSYSKTDPDATFMRMKEDHMRNGQLKPGYNVQIGTENQFIVGYSVHQRPTDTRCFIPHLEKVKAQIGKLPRSVIADAGYGGEENYDYLEQNEVEAIVKYSTYHREKSKAWQRDISKIDNWTYNSEQDTWTCAAGQTLHFRRESKEKTESGYEIVYRHYRSAGCEDCPLKSQCTKAQGNREVKVSMKYLRLKNQAKQKLRSEEGYALAVRRMIEPEPVFGAMKNNRGFKRFLLRGLPKVSLEVGWLSLAHNLLKKAAVDAQRQGAKREQVA is encoded by the coding sequence TTGTACATTCAATATACCATGGATCAACTTTGTTTACCAATGGATGTAGAAGAGGACATTCCCGCCAATCATCTCGTTCGTGTGGTCAACGCCGCTGTCAATCGTCTCGACGACGCCATCTTTGACGCGGCTTACCCCGGAGGCGGACGAGACAGCTATCACCCCAAGATGCTCACCAAAATCATCATCTATGCCTACACCCAGCGCATCTACTCTTCTCGCCAGATTGCCAAGGCCGTCCGTGAAAACATAATGTTCATGTGGATCGCAGGCAGACAACGTCCGGACTTCCGCACCATCAACCGCTTTCGCTCGGAACGAATGAAACCCGTACTGGAGACTGTGTTTACCGCCATTCTTCAATTCTTGGTCGAGGAGAATTACGTGCAGCTGGAGCATTACTTTGTGGACGGTACCAAGATCGAAGCCAATGCGAATCGGTATACGTTTGTTTGGGGAAAGGCTGTCGTCAAGCACAAAGCCAAGCTCCAGGAGAAAGTGAAGACCTTGTTTGCCACCATTGAGGAAGCCGAAAAGCAAGAAGAAGGAGCGCACGGGGGCCAAGATCTTCGCGAGCTGGGCGAGTCCTCTACCCTCACAAGTGAAAAGCTGGAGCATGCCGTCAAGCAATTGGAGGAACGCCTGCAGGAGAAGCCAAAAGACAAGCCACTAAAGAAGGCGGTTCGCACCATCCGCAAAGACCTGCTTCCTCGCCTCCAAAAGTATGAAACACATGAGAAGATACTAGGCACTCGAAATAGTTACAGCAAAACGGACCCTGACGCTACCTTTATGCGAATGAAGGAAGACCACATGCGAAACGGCCAGCTCAAACCTGGCTACAATGTGCAGATTGGCACCGAAAATCAATTCATTGTCGGCTACAGTGTGCATCAGCGGCCGACCGATACGCGCTGCTTTATCCCTCATCTTGAAAAAGTAAAGGCGCAGATCGGAAAGCTACCGAGAAGCGTCATCGCAGATGCGGGTTATGGCGGCGAAGAGAATTATGACTATCTCGAACAAAACGAAGTCGAAGCCATCGTCAAATACAGCACGTATCACCGCGAAAAAAGCAAGGCATGGCAAAGGGACATCAGCAAGATCGACAACTGGACGTATAACAGTGAGCAAGATACGTGGACATGCGCAGCGGGGCAAACCCTCCATTTCCGAAGAGAGAGCAAGGAGAAAACGGAAAGTGGATACGAAATCGTGTACCGTCATTACAGAAGCGCCGGTTGCGAGGACTGTCCGTTGAAGTCTCAGTGTACGAAAGCCCAAGGCAATCGCGAAGTCAAAGTCAGCATGAAGTATTTGCGGCTAAAGAACCAAGCAAAGCAGAAGCTCCGCAGCGAAGAAGGGTATGCCCTGGCAGTGAGGCGCATGATTGAGCCGGAGCCCGTGTTTGGTGCTATGAAGAACAATCGAGGGTTCAAAAGGTTCCTGCTTCGAGGCTTACCGAAAGTAAGTCTGGAGGTCGGGTGGCTTTCCCTTGCCCACAATTTGCTCAAGAAGGCTGCAGTGGACGCCCAAAGACAAGGAGCTAAGCGAGAACAGGTCGCTTAG
- a CDS encoding HesA/MoeB/ThiF family protein, translated as MAVDLYPKFKAIHPIYRFDDRSLRLGDVPGIAVDVEDEIGFVSELTKMLDGSRSVEVIHNELLLKYRELDLEDVQEAIDELNTLGFIENESFGTQNSLTDRQRERYKANVRYFSFFTDAHYSPYAVQEKLLQTRVTVLGMGAFGSSILVNLTGLGFGHIRILDFDTVELSNLNRQFMFKEGDIGRKKIEVAQTFVNEFNSDLAIETLSVQLRSVDEIRTAIQGSDLVLLAADQPFVILQRMVNQACVELGIPLIGGGINLTEGMVYTIIPG; from the coding sequence GTGGCGGTAGATTTGTATCCCAAATTTAAAGCGATTCACCCCATTTACCGGTTTGACGATCGTTCGCTTCGTCTGGGCGATGTTCCCGGGATTGCGGTTGATGTAGAAGATGAAATAGGATTTGTAAGCGAACTGACAAAAATGTTGGATGGAAGTCGATCGGTGGAAGTGATTCACAACGAGCTGTTGTTGAAGTATCGGGAGTTAGACTTGGAAGATGTTCAGGAGGCTATTGATGAATTAAATACTCTTGGGTTTATCGAGAATGAATCGTTCGGCACCCAAAATAGCTTGACAGATCGGCAACGGGAGAGATATAAAGCCAACGTTCGCTATTTCTCTTTTTTTACCGATGCACACTACAGTCCGTACGCCGTACAGGAAAAGCTTTTGCAAACAAGGGTCACTGTCCTTGGCATGGGAGCGTTTGGCTCCAGTATTCTGGTTAATTTGACCGGGCTGGGATTTGGCCATATCCGGATTTTGGATTTTGATACAGTAGAGTTGAGTAATTTAAACCGGCAGTTCATGTTTAAAGAGGGTGATATAGGACGCAAAAAGATAGAGGTTGCTCAAACCTTCGTCAATGAGTTCAATTCTGACCTTGCGATTGAGACGCTTTCTGTCCAATTGAGATCGGTAGACGAGATTCGTACAGCGATACAAGGGAGCGATCTTGTCTTGCTAGCCGCTGATCAACCATTTGTCATTCTGCAGCGTATGGTCAACCAGGCGTGTGTAGAGCTGGGTATTCCCTTGATCGGGGGAGGCATCAATCTGACAGAGGGAATGGTATACACCATCATTCCCGGGTAG
- a CDS encoding stage V sporulation protein AA: MSEPLYLRLRKRLSVKPGAVISLGDICQLYWDGEKEKGIAKLHVYQVKPEDGDLIIIDIMQVIGKLRQMLPEVPLEVQGAPQIIVEVARPHRNPNLLLVGFVWVVLFIGSGLAIMNFHTDVSMLQVHQRLYYLITGEHNQQPLLLQIPYSLGIGLGMVLFFNHLFRKRINEEPSPLEVELFLYQQNVDQYYLQYENKENEKTKP, from the coding sequence ATGAGCGAGCCGTTGTATCTGCGCCTGCGCAAGCGTCTGTCAGTCAAACCAGGTGCAGTGATCTCGCTTGGCGATATCTGCCAGCTGTACTGGGATGGAGAAAAAGAAAAGGGTATCGCCAAACTGCACGTTTACCAAGTCAAACCGGAAGATGGGGATTTGATTATCATTGATATTATGCAGGTGATCGGCAAGTTGCGGCAGATGCTTCCCGAAGTGCCACTAGAGGTTCAGGGTGCACCACAAATAATCGTGGAAGTGGCCCGTCCGCACCGGAATCCCAATTTATTATTGGTAGGTTTTGTGTGGGTGGTTCTGTTTATCGGCTCGGGATTAGCCATCATGAACTTTCACACGGATGTCAGCATGCTTCAGGTCCATCAGCGACTTTACTATCTGATTACGGGTGAGCACAATCAACAGCCGCTGCTGCTGCAGATTCCCTATTCTTTGGGGATCGGATTGGGGATGGTGCTGTTTTTTAATCATCTCTTTCGAAAGCGGATCAATGAAGAACCAAGTCCGTTGGAAGTGGAATTGTTTCTCTATCAGCAAAACGTTGACCAGTACTACTTGCAGTACGAAAACAAGGAGAACGAAAAGACCAAACCATGA
- a CDS encoding ABC transporter ATP-binding protein, translating to MERILEVNDLHVSFHTYAGEVKAVRGVNFHVNKGEAVAIVGESGCGKSVTAQSLMKLIPMPPGEIKSGEILFQGQDIVKKSNKDMEEIRGKDIGMIFQDPMTSLNPTMTVGNQIVEGLIKHQKMSRSAARSRAVELLEMVGIPQPDKRIDQYPHQFSGGMRQRAMIAISLACSPKLLIADEPTTALDVTIQAQILELMKDLQQKMDTSIILITHDLGVVAEVCDRVIVMYAGKVIETGTVDDIFYNPQHPYTKGLLRSVPRLDLNKDEPLTPIFGTPPDLLRPPVGCGFTARCESAMKVCQEIDPELGEVSKTQKTACWLQHPLAQSRVGS from the coding sequence ATGGAGCGCATACTCGAAGTAAACGATCTGCACGTATCTTTTCACACCTATGCCGGTGAAGTAAAAGCTGTTCGCGGCGTAAACTTTCACGTGAATAAAGGGGAGGCAGTGGCGATTGTCGGCGAGTCCGGCTGTGGGAAGTCGGTGACCGCACAATCATTGATGAAGCTGATCCCGATGCCTCCAGGTGAAATCAAATCAGGGGAAATCCTCTTTCAAGGGCAGGACATAGTCAAAAAATCGAACAAGGACATGGAAGAAATTCGCGGAAAAGATATCGGCATGATCTTCCAGGATCCGATGACATCCCTTAATCCAACGATGACGGTAGGAAACCAGATCGTTGAAGGCTTGATCAAGCACCAGAAAATGAGTAGATCGGCAGCTCGCAGCCGCGCTGTTGAACTGCTTGAGATGGTTGGGATTCCTCAGCCGGATAAACGGATCGATCAGTACCCTCACCAATTTTCCGGTGGAATGCGTCAGCGTGCGATGATCGCGATCTCGCTCGCCTGCTCACCCAAGCTGTTGATCGCCGACGAGCCGACGACAGCACTTGACGTGACCATTCAGGCGCAGATCCTTGAACTGATGAAAGACTTGCAGCAGAAAATGGATACCTCCATTATCTTGATTACCCACGATTTGGGGGTTGTTGCCGAGGTTTGTGACCGGGTCATCGTCATGTATGCCGGGAAAGTGATTGAAACTGGAACGGTTGACGATATTTTCTACAACCCGCAGCATCCCTATACAAAAGGGCTGCTTCGTTCAGTTCCGCGCCTCGACCTGAACAAGGACGAACCGCTTACCCCGATCTTCGGTACGCCGCCGGACCTGTTGAGACCGCCGGTGGGCTGCGGATTCACTGCCCGCTGCGAGTCAGCGATGAAGGTGTGCCAGGAGATCGATCCCGAACTAGGTGAGGTAAGCAAAACACAAAAGACGGCTTGTTGGCTGCAGCATCCGCTCGCACAAAGCCGAGTTGGTTCTTAG
- the sigF gene encoding RNA polymerase sporulation sigma factor SigF yields the protein MGAEIKQPGQPFLTNEQVKKLIAKSQSGDAEARECLVNSNIRLVWSVVQRFINRGYEADDLFQIGCIGLLKAVDKFDLNYDVKFSTYAVPMIIGEIQRFLRDDGTVKVSRSLKETANKVRRTKDELYKHFGRSPTVGEVAEALGISPEDVVFAQEASRAPSSIHETVFENDGDPITLIDQIADDNMGKWFDKIAIKDAISRLSEREQLIVYLRYYRDQTQSEVAERLGISQVQVSRLEKRILKTIRDQIEQ from the coding sequence ATGGGAGCTGAAATCAAACAACCAGGTCAGCCGTTTTTGACGAATGAACAAGTAAAAAAGTTGATTGCAAAGAGTCAAAGCGGGGATGCCGAGGCCCGCGAATGTCTGGTAAACAGCAACATCCGCTTGGTGTGGTCAGTCGTACAGCGGTTTATCAACCGTGGCTATGAAGCGGATGACTTGTTCCAGATCGGTTGTATCGGGCTTTTGAAAGCCGTGGACAAGTTTGACCTGAACTATGACGTCAAGTTTTCCACTTACGCAGTGCCGATGATTATCGGCGAGATACAGCGTTTCCTGCGAGATGATGGGACGGTAAAAGTAAGCCGTTCGCTAAAAGAGACGGCCAACAAGGTGCGCCGCACCAAAGACGAGCTGTATAAGCACTTCGGACGTTCGCCTACTGTGGGCGAAGTGGCCGAAGCGCTGGGCATCAGCCCGGAAGATGTTGTGTTTGCCCAAGAGGCAAGCCGGGCACCTTCTTCGATCCACGAAACCGTGTTTGAAAACGACGGAGATCCCATCACGCTGATTGATCAGATTGCTGATGACAACATGGGAAAATGGTTTGACAAGATCGCGATCAAAGATGCGATCAGTCGGCTGAGCGAGCGAGAACAACTGATCGTCTACCTCAGGTACTACAGGGATCAGACGCAGTCGGAGGTAGCGGAGCGTCTGGGCATCTCACAGGTGCAGGTTTCTCGGTTGGAAAAACGAATCTTAAAAACGATACGCGACCAGATTGAGCAGTAG
- a CDS encoding ABC transporter ATP-binding protein, producing MSNQEALLQVRNLKKYFQVGDHTLKAVNDITFDIKRGETLGIVGESGCGKSTAGRTILRLYEPTAGEVIFDGKNINQLNAQEMKAMRRSMQMIFQDPYASLNPRMTVGDIIGEALDIHGLATGQKRKERIQELLSLVSLNPEHMNRFPHEFSGGQRQRIGIARALAVEPKFIVCDEPISALDVSVQAQVVNLLEQLQEKMGLTYMFIAHDLSMVKYISDRVGVMYLGKMVEIAESDKLYDKPLHPYTQALLSAIPIPDPEIERKRERIVLEGDVPSPMNPPSGCHFRTRCPKAMPECAEIEPVWKEVEPGHYAACHLYS from the coding sequence TTGTCAAATCAAGAAGCGTTGTTACAGGTTCGCAACCTGAAGAAATACTTTCAAGTAGGCGACCATACGTTAAAGGCGGTCAATGACATCACCTTTGATATCAAGCGTGGCGAAACGCTGGGGATCGTAGGTGAATCAGGCTGCGGAAAGTCGACGGCAGGCAGAACCATTCTGCGTCTGTATGAGCCGACAGCAGGCGAAGTAATATTTGACGGCAAAAACATCAATCAGCTGAATGCACAGGAAATGAAGGCGATGCGGCGCAGCATGCAGATGATCTTCCAAGACCCGTACGCATCCCTTAACCCGCGGATGACCGTTGGCGACATCATCGGAGAGGCATTGGACATCCACGGCTTGGCAACAGGCCAAAAACGGAAAGAGCGGATTCAAGAACTGCTTTCGCTCGTCAGCCTAAACCCTGAGCACATGAACCGGTTCCCTCATGAATTCTCCGGGGGACAGCGTCAGCGGATCGGGATTGCCCGTGCCTTGGCGGTAGAGCCGAAGTTTATTGTCTGTGACGAGCCGATCTCGGCACTTGATGTGTCGGTGCAGGCGCAGGTAGTCAATCTGTTGGAACAACTTCAGGAAAAAATGGGCTTGACCTACATGTTTATTGCCCATGACCTGTCAATGGTGAAATACATCTCCGACCGTGTCGGCGTGATGTACTTGGGGAAAATGGTGGAGATTGCTGAGAGCGACAAGTTGTACGACAAACCGCTCCACCCTTATACACAAGCCCTCCTGTCAGCGATTCCGATCCCGGATCCGGAGATTGAGCGGAAGCGGGAGCGGATTGTCCTGGAAGGTGATGTCCCTAGCCCGATGAACCCGCCGAGCGGCTGTCATTTCCGGACTCGCTGTCCGAAAGCAATGCCGGAGTGTGCGGAGATCGAACCAGTGTGGAAAGAGGTAGAGCCAGGACACTATGCGGCTTGTCATCTGTACAGTTAG
- the spoIIAB gene encoding anti-sigma F factor: MRLQFAALSQNESFARVAVASFISQLDVTMEEMEEIKTVVSEGVTNAIIHGYEENPEGIVYIEVSIQDDLIELVIEDNGKGIDDLDQAMQPLYTTKPELERSGMGFTIMENFVDSIEVATSVGKGTRIRMTKRLSFAKAMQN; encoded by the coding sequence ATGCGCCTCCAGTTTGCTGCCCTCAGCCAAAATGAATCGTTTGCCCGTGTCGCTGTCGCATCGTTTATCTCCCAGTTGGATGTGACGATGGAGGAGATGGAAGAGATCAAGACGGTCGTATCAGAAGGGGTCACCAATGCCATCATCCACGGATACGAAGAAAATCCGGAGGGGATCGTCTACATTGAGGTATCGATCCAGGATGACTTAATTGAACTGGTCATTGAAGATAACGGGAAGGGCATCGACGACCTGGATCAAGCGATGCAGCCGCTGTACACGACAAAGCCGGAGCTGGAACGATCGGGTATGGGTTTTACCATTATGGAGAACTTTGTGGATTCAATCGAGGTGGCAACCAGCGTCGGAAAAGGAACGAGAATACGCATGACCAAGCGTCTCTCCTTCGCAAAAGCCATGCAAAACTAG
- a CDS encoding D-alanyl-D-alanine carboxypeptidase family protein codes for MKSRYRSLVCTILCFVFFSSPVLAASEAAPELNMAPKATSAILMEMDSGTVLYEKNSHQKLPPASITKVMTLLLIMEAIDRGELKLTDTVRTSERAASMGGSQIFLQAGETMTVEDMIKGIAVASGNDASVAMAEHIGGTEEAFVAKMNQRAKQLGMKNTHFVNSNGLPAPDHYSTAHDIAIMSRELLKYELITKYTGIYQDYLRKESNNPFWLVNTNRLVRFYEGVDGLKTGYTSQAKYCLSATAKRNNMRVIAVVLGEPDTKTRNSEVTAMFNYAFNHYQVYPIYKKGEPVKQLSVDKGREPLVNAVTSQDVSLLTKRGEKPEMFTREVVVKSFVQAPLKKEEVIGHIFIKKDGVEVARIDLHPEKTIQQASLWEILKRTSKQILIHYHS; via the coding sequence ATGAAAAGCAGATATCGCAGTCTGGTTTGTACCATCCTTTGTTTCGTCTTTTTTTCCTCGCCAGTCCTGGCTGCATCGGAAGCAGCTCCTGAGTTGAATATGGCGCCAAAGGCCACCTCAGCCATTCTGATGGAGATGGATTCAGGAACCGTTCTGTACGAAAAAAACAGTCACCAAAAACTGCCTCCAGCCAGCATCACCAAGGTTATGACCCTGCTGTTGATCATGGAAGCGATTGACCGCGGAGAGTTGAAGTTGACGGATACCGTGCGAACCAGTGAACGCGCTGCTTCCATGGGTGGCTCGCAGATCTTCCTGCAAGCTGGTGAAACGATGACCGTAGAAGATATGATCAAAGGAATCGCGGTCGCGTCCGGCAATGATGCTTCCGTAGCAATGGCTGAGCACATCGGCGGAACAGAAGAAGCGTTTGTCGCCAAGATGAACCAGCGGGCCAAGCAGTTGGGGATGAAAAACACCCATTTTGTCAACTCGAACGGACTGCCCGCTCCCGACCACTACTCAACCGCCCACGACATCGCGATCATGTCGCGAGAACTGCTGAAATACGAACTGATCACCAAGTATACGGGAATCTATCAGGATTACCTTCGCAAGGAAAGCAACAATCCATTCTGGTTGGTCAATACCAATCGACTGGTACGTTTTTATGAGGGGGTAGACGGTTTAAAAACGGGCTACACCTCACAAGCCAAATACTGCCTGTCCGCTACGGCGAAACGGAACAACATGCGGGTGATTGCCGTGGTGCTTGGCGAACCGGACACCAAAACACGCAACAGTGAAGTAACCGCCATGTTCAACTACGCCTTTAATCATTACCAAGTGTACCCTATCTACAAAAAAGGGGAACCCGTAAAGCAGCTTTCGGTCGATAAAGGACGAGAACCGCTAGTCAATGCGGTCACCTCGCAAGATGTGAGTCTGCTTACCAAACGCGGCGAAAAACCGGAGATGTTTACACGGGAAGTGGTGGTCAAGTCATTTGTCCAGGCTCCTTTGAAAAAGGAAGAGGTGATCGGTCATATATTCATCAAAAAGGATGGAGTCGAGGTTGCCCGTATCGATCTGCATCCGGAAAAAACGATACAGCAAGCAAGCCTGTGGGAGATTCTCAAGCGAACATCCAAGCAAATCTTGATCCACTATCACTCCTGA
- a CDS encoding methyl-accepting chemotaxis protein, whose protein sequence is MTTTKKREFLGPSQKGWSRLLGSKEKKQWSNEDGKPEQMKQMNGSLARKMVGFGIVLVILIMVLSQFIALTYSKETLMSITSRQAKMLAEQHSASTEEWLQGLINSTKATASKRVMTTDLETLILEQFRLLAQSHPEVIKVFLLNGTTGQQLFSLTGKIDENFVDKQYVKQAVQTKATYISDEEIVPGAERSVLYIAAPIGDQNSDPSRVLVVGFSIQQLIDKVSAIPFMEQGYAYMVNGNGLVIAHRDTKHNNTLELHKDPAYQEMLERMKQQQSSSLIYDRNGDSSFAAFAPIPSIGWNIVLTTSVDEIYGEVDHMGQFFLLISIPIILLAALCIWWFARRIRRSLHQIAQDMQRIGSGDFNIQVDVRGNDELALLGQTMNRMVGELRGLISLVQGQASHLNEAAEDLHVFAQSNRQAVDQISDNIGVISERVGQQTKEVQSAAATVTEISQGVEQVAIAAESTSTATTRTFERAQSGVTLVQEVIDKVRNVTTEVEQTTKRMHSLRDRAKEITSIVEMITTIASQTNLLALNAAIEAARAGEAGRGFSVAASEVRKLAEESSAFSEKIANIAHSINEEATDMSGNMDQVVQMVGDGLNAVETVGESFQHILREIQSAAEQSEAMTATSEEMAAGNQVVISSMQRLSAMSDEINGSIGGVVGTIDQQLDSIAQMTENVENLKKLADDLAKQVKRFVIS, encoded by the coding sequence ATGACCACGACGAAAAAAAGAGAGTTCCTTGGTCCTAGTCAAAAAGGGTGGAGTCGGCTGTTGGGGAGCAAAGAGAAGAAGCAATGGTCAAACGAAGATGGCAAACCGGAGCAGATGAAGCAAATGAACGGTTCGCTTGCCAGAAAGATGGTTGGGTTTGGAATTGTTCTTGTCATCCTTATTATGGTATTATCTCAATTCATTGCCTTGACGTATTCCAAAGAAACGTTGATGAGCATAACCTCCAGACAGGCTAAAATGTTGGCAGAGCAGCACAGTGCCAGCACGGAAGAATGGTTGCAAGGATTGATCAACTCGACGAAAGCGACGGCATCCAAACGGGTGATGACCACCGATTTGGAGACGTTGATTCTGGAGCAGTTCCGTCTCTTGGCGCAAAGCCATCCAGAGGTGATCAAGGTATTCCTGTTGAACGGAACGACAGGCCAACAGTTGTTTTCGCTGACAGGCAAAATCGATGAGAACTTTGTCGACAAACAGTACGTTAAACAGGCTGTGCAAACCAAAGCGACATACATATCAGATGAAGAAATTGTCCCCGGTGCGGAGCGAAGCGTCCTCTACATCGCAGCTCCAATCGGTGATCAAAATAGTGACCCGAGTCGTGTTCTCGTTGTCGGCTTCTCCATTCAGCAGCTTATCGATAAAGTATCCGCGATTCCATTCATGGAGCAGGGATACGCCTACATGGTCAATGGAAATGGCTTGGTGATCGCACATCGTGACACCAAACACAACAACACGCTGGAACTGCACAAAGATCCTGCTTATCAGGAAATGTTGGAACGGATGAAACAGCAGCAAAGCAGCAGTTTGATCTATGACCGAAACGGTGATTCTTCCTTTGCTGCATTTGCGCCAATCCCTTCCATTGGCTGGAACATCGTGCTTACCACCTCCGTTGATGAGATTTACGGTGAAGTGGATCATATGGGGCAGTTTTTCCTGCTGATCAGTATTCCGATCATCTTGCTGGCTGCACTTTGCATTTGGTGGTTTGCACGGCGCATTCGCCGCTCCCTTCATCAGATCGCCCAGGACATGCAGCGCATCGGCAGTGGAGACTTCAATATACAGGTAGATGTGCGCGGAAACGATGAATTGGCACTGCTTGGCCAAACGATGAACCGGATGGTAGGGGAACTACGCGGTTTGATCTCTTTGGTACAGGGGCAAGCCTCTCATCTAAACGAAGCGGCAGAGGATCTCCATGTGTTCGCCCAATCAAACCGGCAGGCTGTTGATCAGATCTCCGACAATATTGGTGTGATTTCGGAGAGGGTCGGTCAGCAGACGAAAGAGGTCCAGTCAGCAGCTGCCACCGTGACAGAGATCTCACAGGGCGTCGAACAGGTGGCGATTGCAGCCGAGTCTACTTCAACGGCGACCACTCGTACATTTGAACGTGCACAGAGCGGAGTCACCCTGGTACAAGAAGTAATCGACAAAGTGAGGAACGTAACTACGGAAGTGGAGCAGACGACAAAACGGATGCACAGCCTCCGCGACCGAGCCAAGGAGATCACCAGCATCGTGGAGATGATTACGACGATCGCATCCCAGACGAATTTGCTTGCGCTCAATGCTGCAATCGAAGCGGCACGCGCGGGAGAAGCGGGGAGAGGTTTTTCCGTAGCGGCCAGCGAGGTACGCAAGCTGGCGGAGGAAAGCAGTGCCTTTTCAGAAAAAATTGCCAACATCGCCCACTCGATTAACGAAGAAGCTACTGATATGAGCGGCAACATGGACCAAGTCGTACAAATGGTTGGCGACGGACTGAACGCAGTCGAAACAGTAGGGGAGTCTTTCCAGCACATTCTCCGGGAGATTCAGTCAGCTGCCGAACAGAGTGAAGCGATGACGGCTACCTCGGAGGAAATGGCGGCGGGCAATCAGGTGGTCATCTCCTCCATGCAGCGACTCTCTGCCATGTCAGATGAAATCAACGGCTCCATCGGTGGCGTAGTGGGGACGATCGATCAGCAGCTTGACTCGATTGCCCAGATGACGGAAAACGTAGAGAATCTGAAGAAACTAGCCGACGATCTAGCCAAACAAGTGAAACGGTTCGTCATCTCGTAA
- the spoIIAA gene encoding anti-sigma F factor antagonist — protein sequence MSLSVDMETKHDVLVVRLRGELDHHTANDLRNKVDEVLRNADIRHIVLSLKDLEFMDSSGIGVILGRYKQVSARSGEMVVCSINPTVQRIFEMSGLFKVIKFRESEAEALHVLGVA from the coding sequence ATGAGTCTGTCTGTCGACATGGAGACGAAACACGATGTTCTCGTCGTTCGCCTGCGAGGAGAGCTGGATCATCACACGGCTAACGATCTGCGTAACAAAGTGGATGAGGTTCTTCGTAATGCGGATATACGTCACATTGTACTAAGTCTAAAAGACCTGGAGTTTATGGACAGTTCCGGAATCGGTGTGATTCTTGGGCGGTATAAACAGGTATCAGCCCGTTCGGGAGAGATGGTTGTTTGTTCGATCAATCCGACCGTTCAACGGATCTTCGAAATGTCGGGACTGTTTAAAGTGATCAAGTTTCGTGAGAGCGAAGCAGAAGCTTTGCACGTATTGGGGGTGGCGTAA